Proteins encoded together in one Pseudomonas sp. ADAK13 window:
- a CDS encoding maltoporin translates to MKTTIKLGLVASCLTLPMAAQALEFAGYLRSGAGTSTGSGKQQCFQLPGAQSKYRLGNECEQYAELELRQDLLTLDDGSVFSVDAMASLYNKYDRALKFQGEDNGSARMPQMYAQWSNLPSLNGGSLWAGRRYYKRNDIHISDFYYWNQSATGGGIEDVKIGDLKYSYALSRKDNLYQKEYATRHDFNVAGFKTNPGGELELGLSYIEKAGGRDTNSGWAITAQHVQKPFLGGRNKFALQYGEGPGTGLGYTGDTLLDKSSKSYRAVEFFDWQVTPRFGGQIEAVYQKDIRPGSQDQTWMSVGVRPAYAISEQFKLVTELGHDQVEATGGTRKLSKFTFAPTWSPKGPDFWARPEVRLYYTYATWNEAAKRAANELAAGSALSDTGSYGSALHGSNFGVQVEYWWK, encoded by the coding sequence ATGAAAACAACAATAAAGCTGGGCCTCGTTGCATCCTGTCTGACGTTGCCGATGGCCGCCCAGGCATTGGAATTTGCCGGGTATTTGCGTAGCGGTGCGGGGACTTCAACCGGCAGCGGCAAGCAGCAGTGCTTCCAGTTGCCGGGTGCACAATCGAAGTACCGCCTGGGCAACGAATGCGAGCAGTACGCCGAACTCGAGTTGCGCCAGGACCTGCTGACCCTCGACGACGGTTCGGTATTCAGCGTCGACGCCATGGCCTCGCTGTACAACAAGTACGACCGGGCGCTGAAGTTCCAGGGTGAAGACAACGGCTCGGCGCGCATGCCGCAGATGTATGCACAGTGGTCGAACCTGCCCAGCCTCAACGGCGGTTCGCTGTGGGCCGGCCGGCGTTACTACAAACGAAACGACATCCATATCTCCGACTTCTACTACTGGAACCAGAGCGCCACGGGCGGCGGTATCGAGGACGTGAAAATCGGCGACCTGAAATACAGCTATGCGCTTTCCCGCAAGGACAACCTGTACCAGAAGGAATACGCCACCCGGCACGACTTCAACGTGGCGGGCTTCAAGACCAACCCCGGCGGCGAGCTGGAGCTGGGCCTGAGCTACATCGAAAAAGCCGGTGGCCGCGACACCAACAGCGGCTGGGCCATTACCGCCCAGCACGTGCAGAAACCCTTCCTCGGCGGGCGCAACAAGTTCGCCTTGCAGTACGGTGAAGGCCCCGGCACCGGCCTCGGCTACACCGGCGATACGCTCCTCGATAAAAGCAGCAAGAGCTACCGCGCGGTGGAGTTCTTCGATTGGCAAGTGACCCCGCGTTTTGGCGGGCAGATCGAGGCCGTGTACCAGAAAGACATTCGGCCGGGCAGCCAGGATCAAACCTGGATGTCGGTGGGCGTACGCCCGGCCTATGCGATCTCTGAACAATTCAAGCTGGTCACCGAACTCGGTCATGATCAGGTCGAGGCCACCGGTGGCACGCGCAAGCTGAGCAAATTTACCTTTGCCCCGACCTGGTCGCCCAAAGGCCCGGATTTCTGGGCGCGGCCGGAAGTGCGCTTGTATTACACCTACGCGACCTGGAACGAAGCGGCCAAGCGTGCAGCCAATGAACTGGCGGCAGGTT